The sequence GCGCCGTCACCCTCGGGCCCGTCGGCGCCGACGGGCGCGGCGCGCGGCAGCCGCAGCCGGAAGCAGGCGCCCGCGCCGAGGCTGGACTCGAGCTCGACCGGCACGCCCAGCAACTCGGCCATGCGCCGCACGATGCCCAGGCCCAGTCCATGCCCTGCGGCGGGTGCGGCGCCGGAGCCCGGCGCCTGGAGCTGCACCAGGTCCTCGAACACGAGCCGGTGGTTCTCGGGCGCAATGCCGGGGCCGCTGTCCTGCACCGTCAGCTCGACCTCGGCGTTCGATGCGTCCGATGCATCCCGCGCGCGGACCCGCACCTGGACCTGCCCGCCCGCGGGCGAGAACTTGATCGCGTTGTCCACGAGGTTGGCCAGCATGCGGCGCAGCAGGTCGGGGTCGGTGCGAACCTCCAGGCCCGGCGGGCAGTCCGTGCGCAGCGCGACCTGGCGCGCAGCCGCTGCGGCACCGAAGCTGGCCATCACGGCGGTCAGCAGCCGGTCGACCCGCACGCGCTGGGGCTGCGCCACCACCACGCCGGCGTCGAGTTTCGACACGTCGAGCAGGGCGTCGAGCATGGCACGCAGCTGCTCCAGGCTGCTGTCGACCACCTCGACGATCGCGCGCGCATCGGGCGCCATCGCCACGTGCCGCAATGCCCCCACGTTGAGCGCCATGGCCTGCAGGGGCTGGCGCAGGTCGTGGCTGGCACCGGCCAGGAAGCGGCTCTTGTCATTGTTGGCGCGCACCGCCTGGTCGCGGGCGATGGCCAGCTGCGCGCGCTCGAACTCCAGCGAGGTGGCCAGCGCCAGGTTCTCGGCGCGGATGCCGAACGACTCCTCGAAGGTCTGCAGGTTGCGCCGGGCAAAGCGCGTCTGCACGCCGAAGAACATCAGCACCAGCGCGGCCACGCCCCAGCCGAGCCAGCCGCCGGCCACCAGCCACATGGCGGCCGTGGGCACGAAGAGCAGCCCCGCGTAGGCCAGGAAGGCGGGCATCACGGTGGCGCTGGTGGACACGGCGCCCGCGCCCCACGACACCAGGATCATCGTGAGGACCGCGTCCAGCGTCGGGTCGAGCCGGGCCATGAACAGCGCCGCGGAGCCATTGCACGCGCCGATCAGCACGTTCCAGCGCACGGTGGCACGCAGCCGCGCTTCGATCGGGCGGGCGCGGTCGGCGGCCATGCGCGCGAGCGCGGCGGCGCGCCACTCGCGGCTGGCGATCACCGCCGCCAACCAGCCGAGCACCCAGGGCGCCGGAACGTCGCGCCAGACGATGGCCGCCACGACGGCGGCGGTGAGCAGGATCTGCCAGCGCAGCCCCCGGGCCTGTTCGGCGACCACCTGCAGGCGCCGTTCGTCCAGCTCGTCCAGCGCCGCCGGCATGCTCACGTGGCCTCGAGCGCCCAGGCCGCCTGCGCGTCGAAGACGCGGCACATGGCATCGGTGCGGTTGCGCGCGCCAAGCGCCCGGTAGACCATCGACAGGTGCACTTTCACGGTGCCCTCGGCAATCTGCAGCTGGCGCGCGATCAGCTTGACCGGCATGCCCCGGATCGCGAGCGCCAGCACCTGGCGCTGGCGCGGCGACAGCTCCACGCGCAGGAAGCCGGCAAGGTCTTCGCGCGGCAGCTCGTCGGGATCGCGCGCGCGGGTCACGTCGTCGGCCAGCACGAACTCGGCCGGCAGGTAGATGCGGTGGCGCAGCACCACGCGCAGGGCGGCCTCCATGTCCTCGAGCCGGTACGACTTGGGGATGAAGCCGGCCGCGCCGGCCTCGATGACCTCGCGCACGCGCTGGGGCGAGCTTTCTGCCGACTGCATGCACACGGGGGTGGCCTCGAAGTGCGCCTTCACGGCCTTGAGCGCGGCCACGCCGGAGAGCTGGGGCAGGTGGTAGTCGAGCAGCAGCAGGTCGACGCCGGTCGGGTCCAGCTGGCAGGCCTGCTCGGCGTCCCGCACGGCCTCGAAGTGGAAGGGGCGGCCGGGTTCGATCTCGGCGGCCATGCGCTCCAGCAGGAGGCGCGTGCCGTTCCAGACGATCTCGTGGTCATCGACCAGCAGAACCTTCATACAGGCCTCTCGTCTACGGTGACCTCCCCGTCCTGATTGCAGGTTAGCGCAAAGCATCCCAATAAGCGAGCGCACGCACCTACACCAAAGGCCTAGTCGGATGGCCACGCCACCCCTGCGCGGCGGGACTAGGCCGCCGCCCGAAACGCGCCCCGCCAGCGCCTAGGCGCTGCGTTCAATTGTTGCGGCGGGGCCCGCGCGGAAGACTGTCTGCATCGATCGCCACTTTGCATCCGATGCACCGAGGACCGCCATGAACACCCCAAAGTCTCTTGCCGCGTTGCGTGCCGCATGGGAACCCCTTGCGTGCCGGTTCTGCATCATGGCGCTCCACCACCTGGAGCTCGCGCGCTGGCTGTGCGCCGCGGCCATGGTCGCGGTCTCGCTGCTGGCGGGCTGCGCCGCATTGCCCGGCGACGTGCATCGCGTCGCGTCGCAGGCGCGCACCGACGTCGGGGACAGCGCCCTCGCGCGCATCGCCGCCGCGTCGCTGCCTGTCCCGGACGGCACGATGTCCGAGGCAGCCGGCATCTCCGGCGTGCGCCTGCTGCCGGGCGGCGACCAGGCCTTCGACGCGCGCATCGCACTCGCGCAGGCCGCGCGGCACACCGTCGACGCGCAGTACTACGTGGTGGCCGACGACAGCTCGGGGCGGCAATTCCTGCGCGAGCTGCGCGACGCGGCGCAGCGCGGCGTGCGCGTGCGCCTGCTGGTCGACGACCTGTACTCGGGCGGAGACGACGAGATGCTGGGTGGGCTGGCCGCCCACGCCAACGTGGAGGTGCGTGTCTTCAACCCGCTGCCGGTGCGCAGCGGCGGCCTGCGCACGCGCGTGCTGCTGTCGCTGCATGAACTCGGCCGCGTGAACCGCCGCATGCACAACAAGCTGTTCATTGCCGACAACAGCTTCGCCATCACCGGCGGGCGCAACATCGCCGACGAGTACTTCGGGCGCAGCAAGCCGGCGAACTTCATCGACATGGACGCGCTGCTGGCCGGCCCGGCGGTGCGCGCACTGTCGGCGAGCTTCGATGCCTTCTGGAACGGACCGCTGTCATACCCCTTCGAGGCCATCGCGGCCGGCGGCCACCCGGCGCCGGCCGCTGCGCGCGACCGCTTCGCCGCGCTGGCGCGCGGTCTCGGGCGTTTCATGCCTCCTGCCGACGAGCCCGATGCGCTGGGCCGCCGCCCCGTCGGCGCGCAGCTGGCGCAGGGGCGCATCGAGCTGGCGCCCGCGAAGGTGCGCGTGGTGGCGGACGCGGTGGTGCAAGGCCCCTCCGCGGGGGACGCGGGGGACGCCGGCGGGAGCGTCGAGGAAACCGCGGGGCCGCAAGGCCGCGAGGGCGCGGTCATGGCCGCGAACCTCGACCTTTTCCGGACCGCACGCTCCGAGGTGCTCGTCGTCTCGCCCTACTTCGTGCCCATGCCCCGCATGATCGAGGCGCTCGCCCATGCGAGCCGCGGGGGCGCGCGCGTGTCGGTGATGACCAATTCGCTCGCCACCACCGACGAGCCGCTGGTGCACTTTGGCTACGCGCGCTACCGCGGCGCGCTCCTGCAGATGGGCGCCGTGCTGTATGAGCTGATGCCGGCGAGCGAACCGCATCCGGCCTGGAGCGACACCGAAGGCGGCCGCGGCTCGCTCGGGCGCCTGCACGCCAAGCTCGCGGTGGTGGACCGGCGCTGGTTCTACGTGGGGTCGATGAACATGGACCGGCGCTCGGCGCACTGCAACACCGAACTGGGCCTGATCGTCGACAGCCCCGCGCTGGCCGGCGAGCTGGCGGACCTGATCCAGCGCGTGCGCATGCCCGCGAGCTTCACAGTGAGCGAGGCCGCGCGGCGCGGCGGCCTGCAATGGAGCTTCCTGCGCGACGGCCGCCGCTGGGTGCTGCACCGGGAGCCGGAATCGAACTGGGCCCAGCGGCTGCGCTGGTCGGTGCTGTCGCTGGTGGTGAACGAGGATTTCCTGTGATGCGGCCGTGCCCTGCCCTGCCCTTTCCGCCGGCGCGCCCTTCATCCATGCGCCAGCAGCATCTTCATGAACGTGATGCCATTGCGCTGCCCTTTGTCCTCGTCGCAGTTGTTGAAGATGATGTGCGTGTTGCGCACCTTGTAGGCCAGGCGCACCACCTGCGCCATGATCTCGCGCAGCTCATGGTCGGGATAGTCGTAGTCGAAGCGCTCGGCCGCCGAGGCCGCGCCCTTGATGTTGTAGGTGTCGACATTGCGCCCGTGCAGGCGCACCAACGCAAAGTCGGCGTTGGTGGTCTCCGCCAGCAGCGGCACGCTGTTGGCAAAGCCCTGCGGGCCGTCGACGACGGTGTGCACGGCGCCGAGATTGCGCAGGAACTCGATCGTGCCGGCGCGATGCGCTTCGTCCCACCATGACCGGTGCCGGAACTCGATGCTCACCGTGTGGCCGGCCATCTGCTCGGCGCAATGCGCCACATGCGCATGTCCCTCGCGGTTGCAGACGAGCCAGGGCGGAAACTGGAAGTGCACCAGCCCGAGCTTGCCCGCCTGCCTGAGCGGTGCGATGGCCTCGCGGAAGCGCCGCCACAACTCGACGCTGATCTCGGGCGGCATGCCGCGGTAGTAGAGGCTCTTGGAGTTGGTCGTGGCCAGGGCTTGCTGGATGTCCTTGTGCAGCACCTTGGGATCGGTCTGGTGGCCCGTGAACAGCCGGAAGGCCTTCACGTTGAAGGTGAAGGCCTCGGGGGTGCGCTCGGCCCACAGCGTTGCATTGGCCGGCGCCGGAATGCCATAGAAGCTCGAGTCGACTTCGACCAGCGGAAAGATCGACGCGTAGTAGCGCAGGCGCGCCTCGGCGGTCTTCACCTCCTTCGGGTAGAAGCGACCGCACGCGAGCAGCGTCTTGTCAGTCCATGAAGCCGTGCCGACCAGAATGCCCATAGGCGCAGGCTACCGGTTGGAGCCACTCGACCGCCGCCTCCGTGGGCGACATTGTGCGTAGGCGAGGATCGCGCCAAAGCTCGCGCGCGACCTCCTCCAGTTCCAGCGGATCGACGGTGTGCCACCGCTGCTGCAGCCGGTGCGCGCAAGCGGCGATCCAGAAGGGTGCAGGAATGGGGTCCATGCCCGGATGATACTGTATTTTTAAACAGTACTAATAAGGTTTTCAAAATATGTCGGGGAGGTCGCTGTCGGTACTAACATCCAAACGGTCGACGCGCGGTTCGGCACGAGGCTGCCGTCGACGATCTGCTCGCTCGTGCAAGGAGAGTCGCGATGGCAAGTCCCATGAATGTCAACAAGCTCCAGACGAAATCCCATGACGCACCGGATGAGGTTCGGGAGCCCGAAAAGACCCGGGTCGAAGTGGTCCGCCTCGAGGGGTACACGCTCGGACGCTTCAAACTCGAGCCCGGGTGGCGCTGGTCGAAGTGCATCAAGCCGGTTGTGGGCACGGACAGCTGCCAGGTGGCTCACGTCGGGTACGCGGTTTCCGGACGCATCACCGTGCAAATGAATGACGGCTCGAAGACCGTCATCGAGGAAGGCATGTCGTACACCATTCCACCCGGCCACGATGCGTGGGTCGAAGGCGACGACCGGTTCGTCGCCCTCGAGATGATGAGCGCAGAGGAATTCGCCAAGCCCAAGAGCTGACCAGGTGGGAGGCCAGGGGCAGATTTCTGCGGGATGGTCGAACGGGGATGCGGTCCGGCGGACTGATCACAATCGCCTGCAACGGCAGCGCTTCCTGCGGCCGCGAAACCGTTCGATTCTTCCTCCCTCAGCGATACATGTTTGCCCTGACCCGCCTGACGATCGACCGCGCCCGGAAAGAGCGCCTGCCCCAAGTCGCCGGAAGCCTGGCGTTCACGACCTTGCTGTCCATCGTGCCCCTGCTGGCCGTGAGCTTTGCGCTGCTCACGCGATTCCCGGTCTTCGCGCGGTTCAAGGATGCGCTTCAGGAGTTCTTGCTGAGCCGGCTGCTTCCGCCTGACATTGCACGCACGGTGCTGAAGTACCTGAACCAGTTCGCCGCCAACGCCAGCGGCCTGACCTGGGTCGGTTCGCTCTTTTTGCTGAGCGCAGCCATCGCGTTGCTGCTCACCGTGGAGAACGCACTGAACCAGATGTGGAAGGTGCGCAAGAATCGGCCGTTCCTCAAGAGGGTCGGCCTGTACCTGCTGATGCTGGCCGTCGGGCCACCCGTGCTGGGGCTGAGCCTGTGGGCCACGTCGTATCTGCTGGGCATTTCCATGGGCCTGATCGGGGCGCTGCCGCACGCGCTCGCATTCGTGCTCGACCTCGGGCCGCTGATGCTCGGCCTGGCCGTACTCACGAGCATGTTCTACCTCGTTCCGAACACCAAGGTGCGGCTGCGCGACGCCTTTGCGGGCGGCTTGATCGCCAGCGTGGCTTTCGAACTCGGCAAGCGCGGCTTCACCAACTACCTCGTGAAGGTGCCGACGTACAAGGCGCTGTACGGAGCGTTCGCGGCTCTCCCCATGTTCTTGCTCTGGGTCTACTTCTCGTGGCTGGTCACGCTGGTCGCGGCCATGATGACCGCCAACCTGGCGCTCACGCGCCGGCGCCCGGCCGGCAAGCCCGCCCGGGCCTAGCAGCCAGCCTTGGCTGGCGTGCCGACCGCCAGCGGGTAATCTCCGTCTCGATGAGCCCACCGCAACCCCGCCCCGCATCCGTCTGGCATCGCTTCTGGTCTCCGAGAAGTCTTCTTGAGCAGATTCCGCCGGAGGCGTCCGCGGACGAGGCCAAAGCCATCGAGCACAGAAACAACATCTGGCTCAGGACCTACATGGACATGTACATCCTGAGGTGGGGCGGGCTTTGGGCGGCTTCGTCGGCAGCAGCTGTTCTGATGACGGATGCGTCGCCTTTGCTGTTCGCACTCGCCCTGGTGTCGAACCTGGCGGCTCTTGCCGGCCTGGTGCTCATGATCCTGGCCTATCGCCGCGCGTCCAGGGCTGTTCAAGCGGACGCTCAAAAAGACCGGCACTGATAACTGGACGCCTGCGCGCGGTCACCGCCGATGTAGTGCGGGTAGCCGGGATGGCGGCACATGGGACGCGAGGCCTGCGCCGCA is a genomic window of Variovorax sp. V213 containing:
- a CDS encoding YihY family inner membrane protein, with the translated sequence MFALTRLTIDRARKERLPQVAGSLAFTTLLSIVPLLAVSFALLTRFPVFARFKDALQEFLLSRLLPPDIARTVLKYLNQFAANASGLTWVGSLFLLSAAIALLLTVENALNQMWKVRKNRPFLKRVGLYLLMLAVGPPVLGLSLWATSYLLGISMGLIGALPHALAFVLDLGPLMLGLAVLTSMFYLVPNTKVRLRDAFAGGLIASVAFELGKRGFTNYLVKVPTYKALYGAFAALPMFLLWVYFSWLVTLVAAMMTANLALTRRRPAGKPARA
- a CDS encoding response regulator, giving the protein MKVLLVDDHEIVWNGTRLLLERMAAEIEPGRPFHFEAVRDAEQACQLDPTGVDLLLLDYHLPQLSGVAALKAVKAHFEATPVCMQSAESSPQRVREVIEAGAAGFIPKSYRLEDMEAALRVVLRHRIYLPAEFVLADDVTRARDPDELPREDLAGFLRVELSPRQRQVLALAIRGMPVKLIARQLQIAEGTVKVHLSMVYRALGARNRTDAMCRVFDAQAAWALEAT
- a CDS encoding DUF72 domain-containing protein encodes the protein MGILVGTASWTDKTLLACGRFYPKEVKTAEARLRYYASIFPLVEVDSSFYGIPAPANATLWAERTPEAFTFNVKAFRLFTGHQTDPKVLHKDIQQALATTNSKSLYYRGMPPEISVELWRRFREAIAPLRQAGKLGLVHFQFPPWLVCNREGHAHVAHCAEQMAGHTVSIEFRHRSWWDEAHRAGTIEFLRNLGAVHTVVDGPQGFANSVPLLAETTNADFALVRLHGRNVDTYNIKGAASAAERFDYDYPDHELREIMAQVVRLAYKVRNTHIIFNNCDEDKGQRNGITFMKMLLAHG
- a CDS encoding phosphatidylserine/phosphatidylglycerophosphate/cardiolipin synthase family protein, producing the protein MNTPKSLAALRAAWEPLACRFCIMALHHLELARWLCAAAMVAVSLLAGCAALPGDVHRVASQARTDVGDSALARIAAASLPVPDGTMSEAAGISGVRLLPGGDQAFDARIALAQAARHTVDAQYYVVADDSSGRQFLRELRDAAQRGVRVRLLVDDLYSGGDDEMLGGLAAHANVEVRVFNPLPVRSGGLRTRVLLSLHELGRVNRRMHNKLFIADNSFAITGGRNIADEYFGRSKPANFIDMDALLAGPAVRALSASFDAFWNGPLSYPFEAIAAGGHPAPAAARDRFAALARGLGRFMPPADEPDALGRRPVGAQLAQGRIELAPAKVRVVADAVVQGPSAGDAGDAGGSVEETAGPQGREGAVMAANLDLFRTARSEVLVVSPYFVPMPRMIEALAHASRGGARVSVMTNSLATTDEPLVHFGYARYRGALLQMGAVLYELMPASEPHPAWSDTEGGRGSLGRLHAKLAVVDRRWFYVGSMNMDRRSAHCNTELGLIVDSPALAGELADLIQRVRMPASFTVSEAARRGGLQWSFLRDGRRWVLHREPESNWAQRLRWSVLSLVVNEDFL
- a CDS encoding ATP-binding protein — its product is MPAALDELDERRLQVVAEQARGLRWQILLTAAVVAAIVWRDVPAPWVLGWLAAVIASREWRAAALARMAADRARPIEARLRATVRWNVLIGACNGSAALFMARLDPTLDAVLTMILVSWGAGAVSTSATVMPAFLAYAGLLFVPTAAMWLVAGGWLGWGVAALVLMFFGVQTRFARRNLQTFEESFGIRAENLALATSLEFERAQLAIARDQAVRANNDKSRFLAGASHDLRQPLQAMALNVGALRHVAMAPDARAIVEVVDSSLEQLRAMLDALLDVSKLDAGVVVAQPQRVRVDRLLTAVMASFGAAAAARQVALRTDCPPGLEVRTDPDLLRRMLANLVDNAIKFSPAGGQVQVRVRARDASDASNAEVELTVQDSGPGIAPENHRLVFEDLVQLQAPGSGAAPAAGHGLGLGIVRRMAELLGVPVELESSLGAGACFRLRLPRAAPVGADGPEGDGADAPWSLAGRCVLVLEDDPMVRGAYLNALGAMGCRVLSAATLDEALGQVGETDAVVLDCRLGGGISGFDAAERLRAQRCAQPAHPALPIVMVTADTDPAVVEAARRRALPLLRKPVDDRRLGRALAAAIEGP
- a CDS encoding cupin domain-containing protein; the encoded protein is MASPMNVNKLQTKSHDAPDEVREPEKTRVEVVRLEGYTLGRFKLEPGWRWSKCIKPVVGTDSCQVAHVGYAVSGRITVQMNDGSKTVIEEGMSYTIPPGHDAWVEGDDRFVALEMMSAEEFAKPKS